The following are from one region of the Ignavibacteriota bacterium genome:
- the truA gene encoding tRNA pseudouridine(38-40) synthase TruA: MFNYKMTIQYDGTEYAGWQIQENALTVQEVISNSVKQILQQEINLIGAGRTDAGVHALGQVANFMYYKELDMQKFQYSLNSVLPRDISITIIEQVDDIFHSRYSAKKRAYIYLISERKSPFFDRYSYTHFSEMDMEKLNKLSLTFIGEKDFTSFSKNNPDVQNKVCEVFEARWRKQKNLLIFYIEANRFLYGMVRTIVGTLIKTYTQENATDMLKNIFDQKDRSFAADAAPAKGLFLYKVKY; this comes from the coding sequence ATGTTTAATTATAAGATGACTATTCAATACGATGGAACTGAGTATGCCGGATGGCAAATTCAGGAAAACGCGCTAACTGTGCAGGAAGTAATTAGCAATTCGGTTAAGCAAATATTACAACAGGAAATAAATCTTATTGGAGCCGGTAGAACTGATGCAGGAGTGCATGCCCTGGGTCAGGTTGCTAATTTCATGTATTATAAAGAACTGGATATGCAGAAGTTTCAATATTCTTTAAACTCTGTTTTACCAAGAGATATTTCGATAACCATTATTGAACAAGTGGATGATATTTTTCACTCAAGGTACAGTGCAAAAAAAAGAGCATATATTTATCTGATATCAGAGCGTAAGTCACCATTCTTTGACAGGTATTCATACACTCATTTTTCAGAAATGGATATGGAAAAACTTAATAAATTATCTTTGACATTTATCGGAGAAAAAGATTTTACATCGTTCAGTAAAAATAATCCTGATGTTCAAAATAAAGTTTGTGAAGTGTTTGAAGCCAGATGGAGAAAACAAAAAAACTTGTTAATTTTTTATATCGAAGCGAACAGGTTTTTATACGGGATGGTTCGCACAATTGTTGGTACATTGATTAAAACATACACTCAGGAAAATGCCACAGACATGCTCAAAAATATTTTTGATCAGAAAGACAGAAGTTTTGCTGCTGATGCTGCTCCTGCTAAAGGATTATTTTTATACAAAGTTAAGTACTAA
- a CDS encoding NAD-dependent succinate-semialdehyde dehydrogenase — protein MVIQSINPANLQLIKTYHSMLPSEVNNIIDLTADAFEKWKETSFGHRSNLMMKAAQVLKAKREEYSELMTLEMGKPISQSKAEVEKCAWVCEYYADNAEKFLKDELIQTDASKSFVTYQPLGTVLAVMPWNFPFWQVFRFAAPGLMAGNAGILKHASNVSGCALAIEEVFREAGFPENLFRTILVPSSQMEAVIKNKKIKAVTLTGSVTAGKAVGKTAGSVLKKTVMELGGSDPYIILEDADLEMASETCVNARLINAGQSCIAAKRFIVVEKVYDEFEKLFVAKMKIKKMGNPFDESNHIGPQASVSLRDELHQQVVKSIELGAKLILGGEIPETVGAWYPPTVLSNVKKGMPAYDEELFGPVAAIIKVKDENQAIEFANDSIFGLGAAVFTRDNERGEKIAAEKLQAGCCFVNAFVKSDPRLPFGGIKESGYGRELSSFGIREFVNIKTVYIK, from the coding sequence ATCGTGATTCAATCTATTAATCCTGCAAACCTGCAATTGATTAAAACTTATCATTCAATGCTTCCGTCAGAAGTAAATAATATTATAGATTTAACTGCTGATGCATTTGAGAAGTGGAAAGAAACTTCTTTCGGTCACAGATCGAATCTTATGATGAAGGCTGCTCAGGTTCTTAAAGCAAAAAGAGAAGAATATTCAGAATTAATGACTCTTGAAATGGGCAAACCAATTTCTCAATCAAAAGCTGAAGTTGAAAAGTGTGCTTGGGTCTGTGAATATTATGCGGATAATGCTGAAAAGTTTTTAAAGGATGAATTGATTCAAACCGATGCATCAAAAAGTTTTGTAACATATCAGCCTCTCGGAACAGTGCTTGCAGTTATGCCATGGAATTTTCCTTTCTGGCAAGTGTTCAGATTTGCTGCACCGGGTTTAATGGCTGGTAATGCAGGAATTTTAAAACATGCTTCAAATGTTTCCGGATGTGCCCTTGCAATCGAAGAAGTGTTTCGTGAAGCTGGCTTTCCTGAAAATCTTTTCAGAACAATTTTAGTCCCTTCATCTCAAATGGAAGCTGTAATAAAAAATAAAAAGATCAAAGCAGTTACTTTAACCGGAAGTGTTACTGCCGGTAAAGCTGTTGGTAAAACCGCAGGATCAGTTTTGAAGAAAACAGTTATGGAGTTGGGAGGAAGTGATCCGTATATTATCCTCGAAGATGCAGATTTGGAAATGGCTTCAGAAACTTGTGTCAATGCAAGATTAATTAATGCTGGACAGAGTTGCATTGCGGCAAAGCGGTTTATCGTTGTCGAAAAAGTCTATGATGAATTCGAAAAACTTTTTGTCGCAAAAATGAAAATAAAAAAAATGGGTAATCCGTTTGATGAATCCAATCACATCGGACCACAGGCAAGTGTTTCGCTGAGAGATGAATTGCATCAGCAAGTTGTAAAAAGTATTGAACTTGGTGCAAAGTTAATACTTGGCGGAGAAATTCCTGAAACTGTTGGTGCATGGTATCCTCCAACTGTTCTTTCAAATGTAAAAAAAGGAATGCCTGCTTACGATGAGGAATTATTCGGACCTGTTGCAGCAATAATAAAAGTGAAGGATGAAAATCAGGCTATTGAATTTGCCAACGATTCTATATTCGGACTTGGTGCTGCTGTTTTTACAAGGGATAATGAGAGAGGAGAAAAAATTGCAGCAGAAAAATTACAAGCTGGCTGCTGTTTTGTAAATGCTTTTGTAAAATCAGATCCGAGATTACCGTTTGGTGGAATTAAAGAATCCGGATATGGCAGAGAGCTTTCATCATTTGGTATTAGAGAATTCGTCAATATCAAAACAGTTTACATTAAGTAA
- a CDS encoding insulinase family protein, with amino-acid sequence MDLLNIPYKKYKLANGLEIILYANNSLPFTAVNLWYRAGSANEIAGKTGLAHLFEHMMFQGSKNVAKEMHFKYIQEAGGSLNASTSFDRTNYFEKLPANELELALWLESDRMGYFLDALDQTKLENQKSVVLNERLERYDNQPYGLAWEKLISNIYSDEHPYNWPTIGFTADIKGYTLDDVRDFFIKYYSPSNATMVIAGNMNVQKTISWIEKYFSDIRADGNPVIPESISSKRSQEKIIVYEDKVNLERIYLAWNSVNAFETDDANLDLLSDILTGSKNARLTRKLLYELEIVQDVNSMQFSGKYGGHFMIVATAKPGKSLDDIKKIIFDEIDFISNATINERELTRSKNVITSNFIYSLQNIDTVADLLNLYNFYLGEPNSFNFDLNRYINTESQDVTNAAAKYLKNNFTELRIIPGNKNAN; translated from the coding sequence ATGGATCTTCTTAACATTCCCTACAAAAAATATAAGCTTGCGAATGGATTAGAAATAATTCTTTATGCAAATAACTCTCTTCCCTTTACAGCAGTCAATTTATGGTACAGAGCAGGTTCTGCAAACGAAATAGCTGGCAAAACAGGATTAGCTCATCTCTTTGAGCATATGATGTTCCAGGGTTCAAAAAACGTTGCAAAAGAAATGCACTTCAAATATATCCAGGAAGCTGGCGGCAGCTTGAATGCATCAACCAGTTTTGACAGAACCAATTATTTCGAAAAACTTCCTGCGAACGAATTAGAGCTTGCACTTTGGCTTGAGTCAGACAGAATGGGTTATTTTCTTGATGCTCTTGACCAAACAAAATTGGAGAATCAAAAAAGTGTAGTGTTGAATGAACGTTTAGAAAGATATGACAATCAACCGTATGGTTTAGCATGGGAAAAACTTATTTCAAATATTTATTCTGATGAACATCCGTACAACTGGCCAACTATTGGATTTACCGCTGATATAAAAGGATATACGCTTGACGATGTTAGAGACTTTTTTATAAAGTATTATTCTCCTTCTAACGCAACGATGGTTATTGCCGGAAATATGAACGTTCAAAAAACTATCTCATGGATAGAAAAATATTTTTCAGATATCCGGGCTGATGGAAATCCGGTAATTCCGGAGTCAATTTCATCGAAGAGGAGTCAGGAAAAAATTATTGTTTACGAAGACAAAGTAAATCTTGAAAGAATTTATCTTGCCTGGAATTCAGTAAATGCTTTCGAAACTGATGATGCAAATCTGGATTTACTATCGGATATTCTGACTGGCTCAAAAAATGCCAGGCTTACGCGCAAACTTCTATATGAGTTGGAAATAGTTCAGGATGTTAATTCCATGCAGTTTTCAGGAAAATACGGTGGTCATTTTATGATTGTAGCAACTGCAAAGCCAGGAAAATCTCTTGATGATATCAAAAAAATTATTTTTGATGAAATAGATTTTATTTCAAATGCAACAATCAATGAACGCGAATTAACAAGATCAAAAAACGTCATCACTTCGAATTTCATTTATTCACTGCAGAACATTGACACCGTTGCAGATTTATTAAACCTTTATAACTTTTATCTCGGTGAACCAAATTCATTCAATTTTGATTTGAACAGATATATCAATACTGAATCACAGGACGTAACGAACGCTGCTGCTAAATATTTAAAAAATAATTTTACAGAACTTCGCATAATCCCGGGGAATAAAAATGCAAATTGA
- a CDS encoding insulinase family protein, whose translation MQIDRSKRPASSANIDFKLPKINSQRLNNGLDIYFVEKNELPIIRLSLIINCGSRYDPVHLNGLNNLLAMCIDEGAGELNSLQLADEFEMLGAHFSVSTDPDIMLLSLQTLTENFNKALNLFACVVTKPHLNEIDFKREQDKVFVRLRQLNAEPDYLAETAFEYFLFGNSSPYSLPTLGTDKTINKITIDSIQRSYSKSFSPLNSKLVVAGNIDKLNLDSEIGSALGNWYSKHTTDQQVLEFKNPGKKVLIVDKEGAVQTEIRTGHLTSKRNQEDFFQKQILNLTLGGQFSSRLNLNLREKNGYTYGIHSRFNYWKDAGYFAVSTSVDTELTFQALKEIFSEVDKIKDGITQDELTFAKSSLIKRFPSNFETYTQISGNIIRKIIHNLPDDYFENYTDNIESVTQDEVNKIGSSSIDADKLVTVLVGDSKNILAQINEDKFGEIKVVEFDKIFGE comes from the coding sequence ATGCAAATTGACAGAAGTAAAAGACCAGCAAGCTCGGCTAATATTGATTTCAAGCTCCCGAAGATTAACTCTCAAAGATTAAATAATGGACTGGATATTTATTTCGTTGAGAAAAATGAATTGCCGATTATCCGGTTAAGTTTAATTATTAATTGCGGCAGCAGATATGACCCCGTACATCTGAATGGATTAAATAATCTTTTAGCAATGTGTATTGATGAAGGTGCCGGAGAGTTGAATTCACTTCAGCTTGCCGATGAATTTGAAATGCTTGGTGCACATTTTTCTGTTTCCACTGATCCGGATATTATGTTATTGTCACTGCAAACATTAACAGAAAATTTTAATAAAGCACTGAACCTTTTCGCTTGTGTTGTGACCAAACCTCATCTGAATGAAATTGATTTTAAACGAGAACAGGATAAAGTGTTTGTCAGGCTCCGGCAATTAAATGCTGAACCAGATTACTTAGCCGAAACAGCTTTTGAATATTTTCTTTTCGGCAATTCTTCGCCGTATTCACTTCCTACACTCGGAACAGATAAAACAATAAATAAAATTACTATTGATTCTATCCAGCGCAGCTACTCGAAAAGTTTTTCTCCGTTAAATTCCAAACTTGTGGTGGCAGGAAATATTGATAAACTGAATCTGGATTCTGAAATCGGGTCAGCGTTAGGAAACTGGTATTCTAAACATACGACGGATCAGCAAGTACTTGAATTTAAGAATCCAGGTAAAAAAGTTTTAATAGTTGATAAAGAAGGCGCGGTTCAAACAGAAATTCGTACGGGTCATTTAACTTCTAAAAGGAATCAGGAAGATTTTTTTCAGAAACAAATACTCAACCTTACTCTCGGTGGTCAGTTTTCCAGCAGGTTAAACCTGAATCTCAGAGAGAAAAACGGATATACGTACGGTATTCATTCAAGATTTAATTATTGGAAAGATGCTGGTTACTTTGCTGTTTCAACGTCTGTTGATACTGAATTGACTTTTCAGGCGCTTAAAGAAATATTTTCTGAAGTTGATAAAATCAAAGATGGAATTACGCAAGATGAGCTGACTTTTGCCAAATCATCATTAATAAAACGATTCCCTTCTAACTTCGAAACTTATACTCAAATCTCCGGGAATATTATCAGAAAAATTATTCACAATCTGCCGGATGATTACTTTGAAAATTATACTGATAATATTGAATCGGTAACTCAGGATGAAGTAAACAAAATCGGATCAAGTTCTATTGATGCTGATAAATTAGTAACTGTTTTAGTTGGTGACTCAAAAAATATTCTCGCACAAATTAATGAAGATAAATTTGGCGAGATTAAAGTAGTAGAGTTTGATAAAATATTCGGAGAATGA
- a CDS encoding DUF2231 domain-containing protein yields the protein METNLLADIHTKVVHFPIALFTTYAVLEISGIILNKEFLSKSALLILCIGVVTSFFAVLTGNQAATDFTLWNNESSTLLNDHQSYATYTLWFAVFICVLRIFIVLKKKMFGPIKYLFIFLALVLIFLVFNTGNYGGDLVKKFGIGTDVIRQNETK from the coding sequence ATGGAAACAAACTTACTTGCTGACATTCATACTAAAGTCGTTCACTTTCCGATTGCTTTGTTTACAACTTATGCTGTTCTGGAAATTTCCGGAATAATTTTAAATAAAGAATTTCTTTCCAAATCAGCTTTGTTAATTCTGTGCATTGGTGTTGTAACTTCATTCTTCGCGGTGTTAACCGGTAATCAGGCTGCAACAGATTTTACTTTGTGGAATAACGAGAGCAGTACATTGTTAAATGATCATCAGTCATACGCAACTTACACACTGTGGTTTGCTGTTTTCATTTGTGTTTTAAGAATATTCATTGTCTTAAAGAAAAAGATGTTTGGTCCCATAAAGTATCTCTTCATTTTTTTAGCACTTGTATTAATCTTTCTTGTTTTTAACACCGGAAATTATGGCGGCGATCTTGTGAAAAAATTTGGAATTGGTACAGATGTAATCCGGCAAAATGAAACAAAATGA
- a CDS encoding enoyl-CoA hydratase, whose product MNYQNLLFEIKNHTGVITINRPDKLNALNNQTMIEIADVFNSIKNNPEVYVVVFTGSGEKAFVAGADISELNKLDVISAKEFSEKGNNVFRAIETSDKPVIAAVNGFALGGGCELALACHIRIASENAKFGQPEVNLGIIPGYGGTQRLARVINSARSLEMILTGDMITAEEAFRIGLVNKVYPQNELLTKTLELADKISSKGQHAIRFALKAVKATDNMSLTEGLSYEASLFALTCGTEDFKEGTSAFLQKRKPEFKNR is encoded by the coding sequence ATGAACTATCAAAACTTATTATTTGAAATTAAAAATCACACCGGAGTAATTACTATCAATCGACCGGATAAACTTAATGCACTAAATAATCAAACTATGATTGAAATCGCTGATGTATTTAATTCAATCAAAAATAATCCTGAAGTCTATGTAGTTGTTTTCACCGGAAGCGGTGAAAAGGCCTTTGTTGCAGGAGCTGATATTAGTGAGTTGAATAAGCTGGATGTTATTTCAGCCAAAGAGTTTTCTGAAAAAGGTAACAATGTTTTCAGAGCAATTGAAACATCAGATAAGCCTGTGATTGCAGCAGTAAATGGTTTTGCACTTGGCGGCGGATGTGAATTAGCTTTAGCCTGTCATATCCGAATTGCGAGTGAGAATGCAAAATTTGGTCAGCCGGAAGTTAATCTTGGTATCATTCCAGGTTACGGTGGAACTCAAAGACTTGCAAGAGTAATTAATTCTGCAAGATCTCTCGAAATGATTTTGACCGGAGATATGATAACTGCTGAGGAAGCTTTTAGAATTGGTTTGGTTAACAAGGTGTATCCGCAGAATGAATTGTTGACTAAAACTTTGGAATTAGCCGATAAAATTTCTTCAAAAGGTCAGCATGCAATCCGTTTTGCACTAAAAGCAGTTAAAGCCACAGATAATATGTCTTTGACTGAAGGTTTGAGTTATGAGGCAAGTTTATTTGCTTTGACGTGCGGCACCGAAGATTTTAAAGAAGGAACTTCAGCTTTTCTTCAAAAAAGAAAACCTGAATTCAAGAACCGCTGA
- a CDS encoding PAS domain S-box protein, whose translation MRLVYNTIFDNSPQIKLLIDCKNYKVISANKAARKIFKLLKSGTTENYLTDLLLLNKSADLKKLTSKKCQVINSVLTRNKQGKKVDFRIECIKVKLNGKFVAECTFTKNSKTKSSHPKSAESEVTQTKLKSIFDNSPLMIFILDKDGFIKEVNSRGAKELGYEINELVNQHVTFVFHKEDWLTVKKQIEECLNNPDKNFKWEIRKIKKSGETIWVRENASLINSNGDGQDILILCENITKIIETEKLINDSAAKIKQIVNASPYGVHVYNLQEDDRLLFTDYNRAADKILGINHAHLVNKEILEAFPNLAGTNVPATYRKIAREGIKVENEIIEYVDQNVKGTFEFSAFQIEPGKIATFFSDVTEKQKAYDSLEKSELKFKSLFELANDSIFLMDEEIFIDCNQKTLDLFECSKEDIIGKPPYDFSPDYQPDGRPSAIKALEKLSEAIKGNPQRFEWQHKKLNGELFDAEISLNRINLGENVLIQAIVRDISGRKKSEEQISMLAHAVKSISESICITDTEGKIIFVNNSFCNSYGYTYDEILGSHISLLLSNQSADGFLNHILSSTLRGGWGGELLSKRKDGSEFLSSISTSVIRDEKGSPIAFTIVAMDITDRKKSENELRDSRQMLQLILDNIPQRIFWKDINSNYLGCNKNFANDAGFSNPSDLIGLNDYNMPWKSVEADHYRLIDSKVMKNNQPIFKIIEPQTHYDGMLAWVETNKIPLHDELGKVVGILGTYEDITERKKSEEALKESEERFRSLIDNMIEAALIIDWDGEIIFANNSAAKLVHLEDASQGIGKNVFEFLHDDFAPQVYSALKYLERNPAPFKDEYIIKTTQNEELWVESLGINIMFSNKKYILVTLRDITSRKNVEKHLLEAKEKAEELNRVKSNFLANMSHELRTPLVGILGFAELLQERLREDTTKEMADRILTSAGRLMDTLNLLLDLSRIEAKKVDINLQPNRISELVESQVQLFEAVAEKKNLFLETSIINHNLYSNVDEQIFRQIINNLVNNALKYTYTGGVLVSVDSIINDSGEFVRVSVKDTGIGIPTESLGLIFQEFRQVSEGFNRHFEGTGLGLTITKNFVESMGGQISVNSTIGSGSTFTIIFPLLKDYKQIEVKKVIDSNSELLSVKEYKAEFRPKLLVVDNDDSSRDIIKLFLKNICETDFADSGEKAFRQVNEKKYDIILMDINLGKGMSGVETTREIRKIESYKEIPIVAITGFAMRGDREEFILAGCTHYLSKPFTRTKLLKLISEISEPK comes from the coding sequence ATGCGTTTGGTCTATAATACTATTTTTGACAATTCACCTCAGATAAAACTATTAATTGATTGTAAAAATTATAAGGTTATTTCAGCTAATAAAGCTGCACGAAAGATTTTTAAATTATTAAAATCAGGGACGACTGAAAATTATTTAACTGATCTGTTACTTTTAAATAAATCCGCTGATTTGAAAAAACTTACATCAAAAAAATGTCAGGTTATAAACTCTGTACTTACAAGGAATAAGCAAGGTAAAAAGGTTGATTTCCGGATTGAATGTATAAAAGTGAAATTAAATGGAAAGTTTGTAGCTGAATGTACGTTTACAAAAAATTCAAAAACTAAATCATCTCACCCGAAATCAGCGGAATCTGAAGTTACTCAAACTAAATTAAAATCTATCTTCGATAATAGTCCACTTATGATTTTCATCCTGGATAAAGATGGATTTATCAAGGAAGTGAATTCACGCGGCGCAAAAGAACTTGGTTATGAAATAAATGAATTGGTTAATCAGCATGTTACGTTTGTATTTCATAAAGAGGATTGGCTGACGGTAAAAAAACAAATAGAAGAATGTCTTAATAATCCGGATAAAAATTTCAAATGGGAAATTAGAAAAATTAAAAAGAGTGGAGAGACTATCTGGGTTAGAGAAAATGCAAGTCTGATAAATTCGAATGGTGATGGACAGGATATTCTCATTCTTTGCGAAAACATCACAAAAATAATTGAAACAGAAAAATTAATTAATGACTCTGCTGCAAAGATAAAACAGATTGTAAATGCATCTCCTTATGGTGTACACGTCTATAATTTACAAGAAGATGACAGATTGCTGTTCACAGATTACAACCGTGCTGCTGATAAAATACTTGGTATAAATCACGCTCATCTTGTGAATAAAGAAATTCTTGAAGCATTCCCAAACCTTGCAGGCACCAATGTGCCGGCTACTTACAGGAAAATTGCACGTGAAGGGATCAAGGTAGAGAATGAAATTATTGAATACGTTGACCAGAACGTCAAAGGAACTTTTGAATTTTCAGCTTTTCAAATTGAACCGGGAAAAATTGCAACCTTTTTCAGTGATGTTACTGAAAAACAAAAAGCATACGATAGTCTGGAGAAGAGTGAATTAAAATTCAAATCATTATTTGAGCTTGCTAATGATTCAATTTTTCTGATGGACGAAGAAATATTTATCGATTGTAACCAAAAAACTCTTGATCTGTTTGAATGCAGTAAAGAAGATATAATTGGTAAACCACCGTATGATTTTTCTCCGGATTATCAACCAGATGGCAGACCCTCCGCTATTAAGGCTCTTGAAAAACTATCGGAGGCAATAAAAGGAAATCCACAGCGGTTTGAGTGGCAACATAAAAAACTTAATGGCGAATTGTTTGATGCTGAAATCAGTTTAAATAGAATTAATCTTGGCGAAAATGTTCTCATTCAAGCTATTGTAAGAGATATTTCCGGAAGAAAAAAATCCGAAGAACAAATTTCTATGCTTGCACACGCTGTGAAAAGTATTTCAGAGTCAATTTGCATTACCGATACTGAAGGTAAAATAATTTTCGTGAATAACTCATTTTGTAATTCGTATGGCTATACGTACGATGAAATACTTGGTAGTCACATCTCGTTACTTCTTTCTAATCAATCCGCCGATGGTTTTCTGAATCATATACTCTCTTCGACTTTACGAGGCGGTTGGGGCGGTGAGTTATTGAGTAAAAGAAAAGACGGTTCTGAATTTTTATCATCCATATCAACATCAGTTATCAGAGATGAGAAAGGCAGTCCAATAGCCTTTACAATTGTTGCCATGGATATAACAGACAGAAAGAAATCCGAAAATGAGCTGCGTGATTCAAGACAGATGCTTCAATTGATACTTGATAATATACCACAACGTATATTCTGGAAAGATATTAATTCTAACTATCTGGGTTGCAATAAAAATTTTGCAAACGATGCAGGTTTTTCTAATCCTTCAGATTTAATTGGGTTGAATGACTACAACATGCCCTGGAAAAGCGTTGAGGCAGATCATTATCGTTTGATTGATAGTAAAGTAATGAAGAATAATCAACCAATATTTAAAATTATCGAACCACAAACTCATTACGATGGTATGTTAGCCTGGGTCGAAACAAATAAAATACCGTTGCACGATGAGCTTGGAAAGGTAGTTGGAATTCTTGGTACATACGAAGACATAACCGAAAGAAAAAAATCAGAGGAAGCACTAAAAGAAAGTGAAGAGCGTTTTCGTTCCTTAATTGATAATATGATTGAAGCTGCTTTAATTATTGACTGGGATGGTGAAATTATTTTTGCTAATAACAGTGCTGCAAAATTGGTTCATCTCGAAGATGCATCTCAAGGTATCGGCAAAAATGTATTCGAATTTTTACATGATGATTTTGCACCACAGGTTTATTCGGCACTAAAATATTTAGAGAGGAACCCTGCCCCGTTCAAAGATGAATATATTATCAAAACAACTCAAAATGAAGAATTGTGGGTAGAAAGTCTCGGAATTAATATAATGTTCTCAAATAAAAAATATATCCTTGTTACTTTAAGAGATATAACAAGCAGAAAAAATGTCGAGAAACATTTACTTGAAGCTAAAGAGAAAGCAGAAGAACTGAACAGAGTAAAATCTAACTTCCTCGCAAATATGAGTCACGAATTAAGAACTCCGCTTGTAGGAATTTTAGGGTTTGCAGAATTGCTGCAAGAGAGATTAAGAGAAGATACAACAAAAGAAATGGCTGATCGTATTTTAACGAGTGCCGGCAGGTTGATGGATACTCTAAATCTTTTACTTGATCTTTCAAGGATTGAAGCGAAAAAGGTTGACATTAATCTTCAGCCAAACCGAATTTCTGAATTAGTCGAATCACAGGTTCAATTATTTGAAGCAGTTGCGGAAAAGAAAAATTTATTTCTTGAAACTTCTATTATCAACCATAATTTATACTCGAATGTAGATGAGCAAATATTCAGACAAATAATTAACAACCTCGTCAACAATGCGCTTAAATATACTTACACTGGCGGTGTATTGGTTTCAGTTGATTCAATTATTAATGATTCAGGTGAGTTTGTAAGAGTAAGTGTGAAGGATACCGGAATAGGAATACCAACGGAAAGTCTGGGATTGATTTTTCAGGAATTCAGACAAGTAAGCGAAGGATTTAACCGACACTTTGAAGGAACCGGACTTGGTTTAACTATTACAAAAAACTTTGTTGAATCGATGGGTGGGCAAATCAGTGTAAATAGTACTATCGGTTCCGGATCAACATTTACCATTATCTTCCCTTTACTAAAAGATTATAAACAAATTGAAGTTAAGAAAGTAATAGATTCAAATTCAGAACTACTCTCCGTTAAAGAATATAAAGCTGAGTTCAGACCAAAGCTTCTTGTCGTTGATAACGATGATTCAAGCAGAGATATAATAAAATTGTTCCTGAAAAATATTTGTGAAACTGATTTTGCAGACAGCGGTGAAAAAGCCTTCAGACAAGTAAATGAAAAGAAGTACGATATTATTCTGATGGACATAAATCTTGGTAAAGGAATGAGCGGTGTTGAAACAACAAGAGAAATAAGAAAGATTGAGAGCTATAAAGAAATTCCGATTGTTGCAATTACAGGCTTTGCGATGAGAGGAGACAGAGAAGAATTTATCCTGGCAGGATGCACACATTATCTTTCAAAACCATTTACAAGAACAAAACTTTTAAAACTAATAAGTGAGATATCGGAACCAAAGTAG